The genomic segment GTTTTCTTAAAGTGATAAAATAAATTTAAATAAAATTTGATAGCAAAGGCGCTAACAATCAGTTGGAATTGTTAGCGTCTTTTTTTGTTAAAGAGTTTCTGCATATGATAATTGAAATAAAAATATATAAGATATACAAGTTTCAATAACAAATTTAAATTTGAAAATTTAATAATCCAAATCTTTAATTAGAAATAAAATGTAGAGAATCAATTGTGATATGTATATCAGAAATTAATAATTTCAGAAATAATATTGTAAAGAATTTGAAACTAGTAGTCAGATAGATACTCTTAAATTGTCAAAAGAAAGGAGTTTAAACTATGTCAGAGGTATATCAAAAAATGGCAGAAAAAATACCGAATATGAGCAAAGCACAAGAAAAAATAGCAAAATATATATTAGCACACCCAAATAGTACGCCTTTTCTAACTGTTGAAAAGTTAGCTAAATTATCAGGAGTAAGCATAGCAACTGTCACGAGGTTTGTGATTTTTTTGGGATACAAAGGTTATCCTGAATTTTTAAAAGATACTCAAGAATCCATGCAACAGCAAGTGTCTAAAACCAAGCGTATAAGGATCGATTCTGATTCTGGTGATAGTGAAGAAAGAGATATTTACAACATATTTGAAGATGACGTAAATAATATTAAATTGACAATGGAGGACTTAAATATATATGAATTAAGAAGATCTGTTAATCTACTATTAAATGCAAAAAGAATATATATAGTAGCAAGAAGAAGCTCATCTGTACTTGGAATGTTTTTTAAATATTATCTAGATTTAATGTTTAACAACGTAAATTTAATTGAGCATATAGAGCAAATCCCAAAGCAGATTAGTGGAGTCAATAATGAAGATGTAATTATAGGGATTACCTTTGAGAAATATGCAAGAAGTACAGTAGAAATTTTTACACATCTAAAAAGAAAGGGAGCTACAACAATATCAATAACTGACAGTATGCTGTCTCCGCTTGTTCCATATTCCGATATAACATTAACAGCTATAAGCAAGGGAACAAGGTTTATAGAATCTTTTGCTGCACCATTGAGCTTGATTAATGCTTTGATTGCATCTATTGAAAAAGAAAAGAAAGACTTTTTCAATAGTAATGTAGAATTGCTAGAGGAAGCGTGTAGAAAATTTGATTTGTTTATTTAAATCTAAAAATATTATATGTTTACTAAAAAGAGATATATCCTAGGATTAAGATATATCTCTTTTTCAGTAAATTATGCATTAAATATTTTATTAAAGTCAGCAGGGTTTACAATTAGAGTTTTATTAGTATGGTAAATTACCATTCCAGGTTTTGCCCCATTAGGCTTTTTTAATTCTTTAACTTTCGTGTAATCAATAGGTAGTTTTAGTGAATCTTTTCCTTTGCTATAATAAGCTGCGATTATAGCTGCTTCCTCAAGAGTTTTGTCTGGTACATCAAAAGAGCAAACTATAACATGAGACCCAGGAATATCTTTTGCATGGAGCCACAGATAGTTTTTATTTGCAAATTTTAAACTTAGGTAATCATTTTGCAGGTTGTTTTTGCCAACGTAAATGTCAATTCCATCACTTGAAACAAAGTGATTAGGTTTAGAAGTCTTTACCTTTTTTGAATTCTTGCTATTTTTTCTAAATCTTATATATCCAGTTTCAATAAGTTCATTTTTTATTTCATCAATTTCATTATAGCTTTCAGCATTTAGAATATTAGTAAGTACAGAATTTAAATATTCCATTTCTTCATCATTTTTCTTGAGTTGAACTTTAGCGTATTCCTCAGATGTCTTTAGCTTATTGTATTTTTTATAATAATACTGAACATTTTCAGCAGGTGTTTTGGTTTTATTTAAAGAGATAGTAATATATTCTTCTTGATTTTCGTTATAAAAATTTAGTAAAGTACATTCGCTATCACCTTTTTTTATACTATAAATATATGAAGTTAAAAGATCACCTTTTATTTTAAAAGATTCTTTTTCAGCGCACTCATTAAGAGTTTCATTAAGTATTTTTAATTTCTTATTACATCTATCAATATTTGTATGAATAAGTTTTTGCAAATCAGTAGATTTATTTTGTAATCTATCTTGTTTATCTTTCTTCTCATAAAAGGCATCCATTAATACATTAGGATTATCATATGAAATTGATAGATAATCTTCATTTAGTGAATTTAATTTTAGGGAATAAAAATCTTTTACAATTCCCAATTTATTTGTATACATATTGTAAGAGATGTTTTGATTTAAATTACAAATGAATTTATTAAAATTTTCATAAATTTCACTTATTGTAGGTGAATTATTATGATTTGTAATGTTATAATATAAATCATTAGACAATAGATTACTTATTCCTG from the Clostridium beijerinckii genome contains:
- a CDS encoding MurR/RpiR family transcriptional regulator; amino-acid sequence: MSEVYQKMAEKIPNMSKAQEKIAKYILAHPNSTPFLTVEKLAKLSGVSIATVTRFVIFLGYKGYPEFLKDTQESMQQQVSKTKRIRIDSDSGDSEERDIYNIFEDDVNNIKLTMEDLNIYELRRSVNLLLNAKRIYIVARRSSSVLGMFFKYYLDLMFNNVNLIEHIEQIPKQISGVNNEDVIIGITFEKYARSTVEIFTHLKRKGATTISITDSMLSPLVPYSDITLTAISKGTRFIESFAAPLSLINALIASIEKEKKDFFNSNVELLEEACRKFDLFI
- a CDS encoding Rqc2 family fibronectin-binding protein — protein: MALDGIYLYSLVNNLEKSILNSKIDKINQPEKDEIILTLRKDRQNIKLLISASPRFARIHLTNSTKENPIKAPMYLMVLRKYILGGRITNLTQKDNDRILIIEIENRDELGFDSLYSLIVEIMGRHSNITLVRNRDNKVMESIKHITADINSYRVLYPGVNFIYPPSSTKLNPFSTTLEELSSFVNKNSIVFDNKFYFNCFTGISNLLSNDLYYNITNHNNSPTISEIYENFNKFICNLNQNISYNMYTNKLGIVKDFYSLKLNSLNEDYLSISYDNPNVLMDAFYEKKDKQDRLQNKSTDLQKLIHTNIDRCNKKLKILNETLNECAEKESFKIKGDLLTSYIYSIKKGDSECTLLNFYNENQEEYITISLNKTKTPAENVQYYYKKYNKLKTSEEYAKVQLKKNDEEMEYLNSVLTNILNAESYNEIDEIKNELIETGYIRFRKNSKNSKKVKTSKPNHFVSSDGIDIYVGKNNLQNDYLSLKFANKNYLWLHAKDIPGSHVIVCSFDVPDKTLEEAAIIAAYYSKGKDSLKLPIDYTKVKELKKPNGAKPGMVIYHTNKTLIVNPADFNKIFNA